The following nucleotide sequence is from Dehalogenimonas formicexedens.
TTATGTTCTTTGGCGGGCCTTCAACTTCAATCCGCACCTCGCCCGAGGTGTTGGTCACCCAGCCGGCCAAACCGTTGGAGTGCGCAAGCTGATAGACAAAGGGCCTGAAGCCCACCCCCTGAACAACCCCCTTGACAGATATTGCCAGGCGTTCTACGGTCAAATCCTCGGCCACGGCTTAAATTACCGCCTCAACAGCGATTTCAAGAAGTCTGTCCAGTCGTTGAAACCCTCCCCGGTTCGAGCGGATAGGGGAAACACTTTGATTCCCGGCTTAAGACCCTCTACAGCCCGGGAAAATTTGCCCAGATCGAAATCGAAATAGGGCATAATGTCTATTTTGGTGATGACGACCACATCCGCCGAGGCGAACATGCCGGGATATTTAAACGGCTTGTCGTCGCCTTCCGGCACCGACAGCAGAACCACTCTGAGGTGTTCCCCCAGCTTAAACTCAGAAGGGCAAACCAGGTTGCCGACATTCTCTATGAAAAGAACGTCGATATCATCCAGCGGCAGGTTATCGAGTCCGGCCGCCACCTGCCCGGCGTCGAGGTGACAGCCGCCGCCGGTATTGATCTGGACCACCGGGGCG
It contains:
- the hypB gene encoding hydrogenase nickel incorporation protein HypB, producing MQIKVLKDIMAANTQNADVNRARLDANGILGVNIMASPGAGKTTFILATIASLGEDGRVGVIEGDIASQIDAEKVAQKGAPVVQINTGGGCHLDAGQVAAGLDNLPLDDIDVLFIENVGNLVCPSEFKLGEHLRVVLLSVPEGDDKPFKYPGMFASADVVVITKIDIMPYFDFDLGKFSRAVEGLKPGIKVFPLSARTGEGFNDWTDFLKSLLRR